In Vibrio sp. FE10, the following are encoded in one genomic region:
- the rsmE gene encoding 16S rRNA (uracil(1498)-N(3))-methyltransferase translates to MRIPRIHHPERIHQLGSLALGEDAAGHVGRVLRMKEGQDVLLFDGSGAEFPATIAEVSKKNVTVNVTERIEHSSESPLDLHLGQVISRGDKMEFTIQKSVELGVNTITPLISERCGVKLDTKRFEKKLAQWQKIAIAACEQSGRNTVPVIRPIMQLEEWCSEPSEALKLNLHPRAKYSINTLPEPISKVRLLIGPEGGLSAEEIGMTEQYKFEETLLGPRVLRTETAALTAITALQVRFGDLG, encoded by the coding sequence ATGAGAATCCCTCGTATCCATCACCCAGAACGCATTCATCAGTTAGGTTCACTCGCTTTAGGCGAAGATGCCGCGGGTCATGTTGGTCGAGTCCTTCGTATGAAAGAAGGTCAAGATGTTCTTCTATTTGATGGCAGTGGCGCTGAATTCCCTGCGACAATTGCTGAAGTATCAAAAAAGAACGTCACAGTTAATGTTACTGAACGTATCGAGCATAGCAGCGAATCTCCGTTAGACTTACATTTAGGCCAAGTAATTTCACGTGGCGACAAAATGGAATTCACGATTCAGAAATCGGTTGAGCTTGGTGTGAATACCATTACCCCACTGATTTCAGAGCGCTGTGGCGTTAAGCTTGATACTAAACGCTTCGAGAAAAAGCTCGCGCAGTGGCAAAAGATTGCTATCGCAGCATGTGAACAGTCTGGCCGTAATACGGTTCCAGTTATTCGCCCAATCATGCAACTTGAAGAGTGGTGCAGCGAACCGAGTGAAGCGTTAAAGCTAAACCTGCATCCTCGTGCAAAATACTCAATTAACACCCTTCCAGAACCCATCAGTAAGGTGCGCCTATTGATCGGTCCTGAAGGCGGACTGTCAGCTGAAGAAATCGGCATGACAGAACAATACAAATTTGAAGAGACGCTACTCGGCCCACGTGTACTTCGTACCGAGACAGCAGCTCTAACCGCAATTACTGCCTTACAAGTCCGTTTTGGCGATCTAGGCTAG
- a CDS encoding SprT family zinc-dependent metalloprotease yields MSYTPQQHRVNKKLGECLAIANQHFSREFPCPTVTYKLRGKAAGKAYLQLNEIKLNQVLFSENEDAFINEVVPHELAHLITHQVFGRVRPHGNEWKYVMEKVFNVPARTTHSLEITSVQGKTFEYRCDCTTYPLSIRRHNKVIRNQSTYRCQQCQQTLAFTGLQLS; encoded by the coding sequence TTGTCTTACACCCCGCAACAACATCGAGTAAATAAAAAACTGGGCGAATGCCTAGCTATTGCTAATCAACATTTTTCTCGTGAATTTCCATGCCCAACCGTCACTTACAAGTTAAGAGGAAAGGCAGCAGGAAAAGCCTACCTCCAGTTAAACGAGATAAAACTCAATCAAGTGCTATTCAGCGAAAATGAAGACGCCTTTATTAACGAAGTCGTGCCTCATGAACTCGCACATCTGATCACACATCAGGTATTCGGACGAGTGAGACCTCACGGGAATGAGTGGAAATACGTCATGGAAAAGGTATTCAATGTACCGGCCAGAACCACCCACAGCTTGGAGATCACCTCAGTGCAAGGAAAAACCTTTGAGTACCGCTGTGATTGCACTACTTATCCCCTGTCGATTAGAAGACACAACAAAGTCATCCGCAACCAATCAACTTATCGTTGCCAACAATGCCAGCAAACCTTAGCTTTTACCGGCCTTCAATTGAGCTAA
- the gshB gene encoding glutathione synthase, producing MIKLGIVMDPISSINIKKDSSFAMMLEAQRRGYEIHYMEMDDLHLDQGVAIADTKVVELKEDPNGWYEFKSEQTIALSDLDAVLMRKDPPFDTEYIYATYILERAEENGALIVNKPQSLRDCNEKLFTAWFPELTPTTIVTRKAEKIKAFREEHGDVILKPLDGMGGASIFRVKEGDPNVSVIIETLTNHGQNYAMAQTFVPDISNGDKRILVVDGEPMPYCLARIPAKGETRGNLAAGGTGEARPLSETDWAIARAVAPALKEKGLIFVGLDVIGDKLTEINVTSPTCIREIEAAFDISVTGKLMDAIERRVNAK from the coding sequence ATGATCAAACTTGGCATCGTAATGGATCCAATTTCATCCATTAACATCAAAAAAGACTCTAGCTTTGCCATGATGCTTGAAGCTCAGCGTCGTGGTTACGAAATCCATTACATGGAAATGGATGATCTACATTTAGATCAAGGCGTAGCCATTGCTGACACTAAGGTTGTTGAACTAAAAGAAGATCCAAACGGTTGGTACGAGTTCAAATCAGAACAGACTATCGCGCTATCCGATTTAGATGCTGTATTGATGCGTAAAGATCCTCCGTTTGATACTGAGTACATCTACGCGACTTATATTCTTGAGCGTGCTGAAGAGAACGGCGCACTGATCGTAAACAAGCCACAAAGCTTACGTGACTGTAACGAGAAGCTATTCACGGCTTGGTTCCCAGAACTGACGCCGACCACCATCGTGACTCGTAAAGCTGAAAAGATTAAAGCGTTCCGAGAAGAACACGGTGACGTGATTCTAAAGCCACTTGATGGCATGGGCGGCGCGTCTATCTTCCGAGTGAAAGAAGGCGATCCAAACGTATCAGTTATTATTGAAACCTTGACCAACCACGGTCAAAACTACGCAATGGCACAAACCTTTGTACCAGACATCAGCAATGGTGATAAGCGTATTCTTGTGGTTGATGGTGAACCAATGCCTTACTGCCTAGCGCGTATTCCTGCTAAAGGGGAAACTCGAGGTAACCTTGCTGCTGGTGGTACAGGTGAAGCTCGTCCGCTAAGTGAAACCGATTGGGCTATCGCAAGAGCGGTTGCACCTGCACTAAAAGAGAAAGGCTTAATCTTTGTCGGACTTGATGTTATCGGCGACAAGCTGACTGAAATCAACGTGACAAGCCCTACTTGTATCCGTGAAATTGAAGCTGCTTTTGATATTTCGGTAACGGGCAAATTAATGGATGCAATCGAGCGTCGCGTTAACGCTAAATAG
- a CDS encoding YqgE/AlgH family protein: MNLTNHFLVAMPGMKDPYFQNSVIYLCEHNDAGAMGLMINAPIDVTVGSMLKQVEVDSEQPKPNQASLDKPVLNGGPVAEDRGFILHKPKGSYQSSINMTDQISVTTSKDILMVLGTEDEPMHYLVALGYAGWEPGQLETELTENSWLTVEADPKVIFDTPISDRWKVAVQMLGINAAQLSADAGHA; encoded by the coding sequence ATGAATTTAACGAACCACTTTCTGGTCGCTATGCCCGGAATGAAAGATCCATACTTTCAAAATTCGGTGATCTATCTTTGTGAGCACAATGACGCAGGTGCGATGGGTTTAATGATCAACGCTCCTATCGATGTCACTGTCGGCAGCATGCTTAAGCAAGTTGAGGTTGATTCTGAACAGCCGAAACCCAACCAAGCAAGCCTTGATAAGCCAGTACTTAATGGTGGGCCAGTCGCAGAAGACCGTGGGTTTATTTTGCACAAACCCAAAGGCAGTTATCAATCCAGCATCAACATGACGGATCAAATCTCGGTAACAACCTCGAAAGATATTCTAATGGTGTTAGGGACAGAAGATGAACCTATGCATTATCTGGTCGCGCTTGGTTATGCCGGATGGGAACCAGGACAACTGGAAACCGAGCTGACTGAAAACTCATGGCTAACCGTTGAGGCCGATCCAAAGGTTATCTTCGACACGCCAATTTCGGATCGCTGGAAAGTCGCCGTTCAAATGTTAGGCATCAATGCGGCTCAGCTTTCAGCGGACGCTGGCCACGCCTAG
- the ruvX gene encoding Holliday junction resolvase RuvX, with protein sequence MSRTIMAFDYGTKSIGSAIGQEITGTASPLKAFKAKDGIPNWDDIEKQIKEWQPNLIVVGLPTDLHGKDLAAITPRAKKFANRLKGRFGVDVELHDERLSTTEARADLFEMGGYKALSKGNVDNQSAVVILESWFEAQYS encoded by the coding sequence ATGTCACGAACAATTATGGCATTTGACTACGGTACAAAAAGTATCGGCAGTGCGATAGGACAAGAAATCACAGGTACAGCAAGCCCTTTAAAAGCCTTTAAAGCGAAAGATGGCATCCCAAACTGGGACGATATCGAGAAGCAAATTAAGGAATGGCAGCCAAATCTTATTGTGGTTGGCCTTCCTACCGACCTTCATGGTAAAGATCTAGCAGCCATTACACCCAGAGCGAAGAAGTTCGCTAACCGTCTTAAAGGACGCTTTGGTGTGGATGTTGAACTGCATGATGAAAGACTTTCTACTACAGAAGCAAGGGCCGACCTTTTTGAAATGGGTGGCTATAAAGCGCTAAGCAAAGGTAATGTCGATAACCAGTCTGCAGTCGTCATTTTAGAGAGCTGGTTTGAAGCACAATATTCATAA
- a CDS encoding endonuclease — translation MQKTTPKVFGLSVSFYLSIVFGLLVTQSVFAAPPSSFSKAKKEAVKIYLDHPTSFYCGCDITWKDKKKGIPDLDGCGYQVRKQQKRASRIEWEHVVPAWQFGHQRQCWQDGGRKNCTRNDKIFKSMEADLHNLTPAIGEVNGDRSNYNFSQWNGMDGVSYGQCEMQVNFKQRKVMPPDRAKGSIARTYLYMSQEYGFKLSKQQTNLMMAWNKQFPVDKWECTRDERIYAIQGNHNPFVFPACK, via the coding sequence ATGCAAAAAACCACTCCAAAAGTATTTGGCCTGTCGGTGTCCTTTTACCTATCAATAGTATTTGGCCTACTGGTAACCCAAAGCGTTTTCGCCGCTCCACCAAGCTCCTTCTCCAAAGCAAAAAAAGAAGCCGTGAAGATTTATCTCGATCACCCGACTTCATTTTATTGTGGTTGTGACATTACTTGGAAAGACAAAAAGAAAGGTATCCCCGACCTCGATGGCTGTGGTTATCAAGTGAGAAAACAGCAAAAACGCGCTTCCCGTATTGAGTGGGAACACGTGGTTCCAGCTTGGCAATTTGGCCACCAGCGTCAGTGTTGGCAAGATGGCGGACGTAAGAACTGCACTCGCAATGACAAAATATTCAAATCGATGGAAGCCGATCTTCACAACCTGACTCCGGCTATTGGCGAGGTTAACGGTGATCGCTCCAATTACAATTTCAGTCAGTGGAATGGAATGGATGGCGTGAGCTACGGTCAGTGTGAAATGCAGGTCAACTTCAAACAGCGTAAAGTGATGCCGCCAGACAGAGCAAAAGGTTCTATCGCGCGTACTTATCTTTACATGAGCCAAGAATATGGTTTCAAGCTATCTAAGCAGCAGACTAACCTAATGATGGCGTGGAACAAGCAATTCCCTGTCGATAAGTGGGAATGTACTCGTGATGAGCGAATCTATGCGATCCAAGGTAATCACAACCCATTTGTTTTCCCTGCTTGTAAATAA
- a CDS encoding DUF2189 domain-containing protein, whose translation MPRTVHPSELNDKKHKVSDQDYARTIPCNQVSISAPFHWLSLALHDLVRMPIISAFYGLCFMAAAIAIVQLVQWQGTHLVVMPSLIVYMLIGPFLALGLYDASWEREKGHSPSLFHSMKAITRNSTHQWAFAIVLMVAMIFWMRIAALLHALYPSVQGAPLSEFAPFLITGSVIGLVIASLIFSISAFSIPLMMERRVDVMSAIFTSFNAVKSNIPAMVVWAGIIGTGILVGFATYGVGMIVTMPLLGYGTWHAYHEVIKKKHHV comes from the coding sequence ATGCCTCGTACTGTACACCCATCCGAACTGAACGATAAGAAACACAAGGTCAGCGATCAGGATTACGCTCGCACCATTCCTTGTAACCAAGTAAGCATATCCGCCCCTTTCCATTGGTTATCGCTTGCACTACATGACTTAGTGAGAATGCCAATAATCAGCGCATTTTACGGATTGTGCTTCATGGCCGCGGCCATCGCCATCGTGCAACTAGTGCAATGGCAAGGAACACACCTAGTCGTCATGCCAAGCTTGATAGTCTATATGTTGATAGGACCATTCCTTGCTTTGGGTTTATACGATGCGAGCTGGGAAAGAGAGAAAGGACATTCACCAAGTTTGTTCCACTCAATGAAGGCGATTACTCGCAACTCCACGCACCAATGGGCTTTTGCGATTGTGTTGATGGTGGCAATGATATTTTGGATGAGGATTGCTGCGTTATTGCATGCACTCTACCCTTCCGTACAAGGCGCACCATTAAGCGAGTTTGCGCCATTCCTTATTACTGGTTCGGTGATTGGATTAGTTATCGCGAGTCTCATATTCAGCATCTCAGCATTTTCGATTCCATTGATGATGGAAAGACGTGTTGATGTGATGAGCGCCATCTTTACTAGCTTCAACGCCGTTAAATCGAACATCCCTGCGATGGTCGTTTGGGCTGGTATCATTGGTACAGGTATCTTAGTCGGCTTCGCGACCTACGGTGTGGGTATGATTGTAACGATGCCATTACTTGGTTACGGAACATGGCATGCTTACCACGAAGTCATCAAAAAGAAACATCACGTTTAA
- the metK gene encoding methionine adenosyltransferase translates to MAKHLFTSESVSEGHPDKIADQISDAVLDAILEQDPKARVACETYVKTGMVMVGGEVTTSAWVDIEEITRETVREIGYVHSDMGFDADSCAVLNTIGKQSPDINQGVDKADPKDQGAGDQGIMFGYATNETPILMPAPITYSHLLVKKQAEVRKSGKLDFLRPDAKSQVTFQYDQGKIVGIDAVVLSTQHCDSVTTPDLREAVMEEIIKPVLPSEWINKDTNFFINPTGRFVIGGPMGDCGLTGRKIIVDTYGGAARHGGGAFSGKDPSKVDRSAAYAARYVAKNIVAAGMADRCEIQLSYAIGVADPTSIMVETFGTEKVAHEIIIEAVRQNFDLRPYGLQEMLNLLQPIYKQTAAYGHFGREEFPWEATDKAAMLADFAGLK, encoded by the coding sequence ATGGCTAAGCACCTATTCACTTCTGAATCTGTTTCAGAAGGCCATCCAGATAAAATTGCAGACCAAATCTCTGATGCTGTTCTTGATGCCATCTTGGAACAAGATCCAAAAGCACGTGTTGCTTGTGAGACTTACGTAAAAACCGGCATGGTTATGGTTGGCGGTGAAGTAACAACGTCTGCATGGGTTGATATCGAAGAAATCACTCGTGAAACAGTTCGTGAAATTGGTTACGTTCATTCTGATATGGGCTTTGACGCTGACTCTTGTGCTGTACTAAACACAATTGGTAAGCAGTCTCCAGACATCAACCAAGGTGTTGATAAAGCTGATCCTAAAGATCAAGGCGCAGGCGACCAAGGTATCATGTTTGGTTACGCGACTAACGAAACACCAATCCTAATGCCAGCTCCAATTACTTACTCTCACCTTCTTGTTAAGAAGCAAGCTGAAGTACGTAAGAGCGGCAAACTTGACTTCCTTCGCCCAGATGCGAAATCTCAAGTTACGTTCCAATACGACCAAGGTAAGATCGTTGGTATCGATGCTGTTGTTCTTTCGACTCAACACTGTGATTCAGTAACAACACCTGACCTACGTGAAGCGGTAATGGAAGAGATCATCAAGCCAGTACTTCCTTCAGAGTGGATCAACAAAGACACTAACTTCTTCATCAACCCAACAGGCCGTTTTGTAATCGGTGGCCCAATGGGTGACTGTGGTCTAACTGGTCGTAAGATCATCGTTGATACCTACGGCGGCGCAGCTCGTCACGGTGGCGGTGCATTCTCTGGTAAAGATCCATCAAAAGTTGACCGTTCTGCAGCTTACGCAGCTCGTTACGTTGCGAAAAACATCGTTGCTGCTGGCATGGCTGACCGTTGTGAGATTCAACTGTCTTACGCTATCGGTGTTGCAGATCCAACATCTATCATGGTTGAAACGTTTGGTACTGAGAAAGTAGCTCACGAAATCATCATTGAAGCCGTTCGTCAAAACTTCGACCTACGTCCATACGGTCTTCAAGAGATGCTGAACCTTCTTCAACCTATCTACAAGCAGACTGCAGCATACGGTCACTTCGGTCGTGAAGAGTTCCCTTGGGAAGCGACTGACAAAGCAGCAATGCTTGCAGACTTTGCTGGCCTAAAATAA